In the genome of Salinispirillum sp. LH 10-3-1, one region contains:
- a CDS encoding branched-chain amino acid ABC transporter permease has translation MMQLLITGLFLGGVYAIVAMGLSLQYGVARIMNLASGEMLVAGAFAAFWVVTAHSLNPYVSLILVIPGAFALNWLIYRYILLPLVKRAKNRGQLEVDSILTTFGLSFVFVGIFLAVFGGNYFNYSFLSRPVEIFGSRYGLNRVTAFCIAVVICGALWYWINNTRAGMAIRAVSVDPTSAGLVAIDVQRVSTFAFALGGAIAATGGVLLSTFLTFEASVGIVFTMKALVIVIMGGVGDVRGAIVAALVLGITETLVARLVDPGLTLASAYLLFILVLLFRPQGLFGRRAS, from the coding sequence ATGATGCAACTTCTCATCACGGGGCTCTTCCTCGGTGGCGTGTATGCCATCGTGGCGATGGGATTGTCCCTGCAGTACGGTGTCGCCCGAATCATGAACCTGGCCAGCGGCGAAATGCTGGTGGCGGGTGCCTTCGCGGCATTTTGGGTGGTGACCGCACACAGTCTGAACCCCTATGTATCCCTGATACTGGTGATCCCCGGTGCCTTTGCTCTCAACTGGTTGATCTATCGCTACATTCTTTTGCCCTTGGTGAAACGGGCGAAAAATCGTGGCCAGTTAGAAGTCGACAGCATCCTGACCACCTTCGGTCTGAGCTTCGTCTTCGTGGGCATCTTCTTGGCCGTATTTGGCGGCAACTATTTCAACTATTCCTTTCTGTCGCGGCCGGTCGAAATCTTCGGCAGTCGTTACGGATTGAACCGAGTAACGGCGTTCTGCATTGCGGTCGTGATCTGTGGCGCGCTCTGGTATTGGATCAACAACACCCGTGCGGGCATGGCGATTCGTGCGGTGTCGGTGGACCCAACGTCTGCCGGTCTGGTGGCCATCGACGTGCAGCGCGTGTCGACGTTTGCCTTTGCCTTGGGAGGTGCGATAGCTGCGACCGGTGGTGTGCTGCTCAGTACCTTCCTGACCTTTGAAGCATCAGTGGGCATCGTGTTCACCATGAAAGCCCTGGTGATCGTCATTATGGGCGGTGTCGGTGACGTTCGTGGCGCCATCGTGGCGGCGCTGGTATTGGGCATTACCGAAACCTTGGTAGCCCGCCTGGTTGATCCCGGTTTAACACTGGCGTCGGCGTATTTGTTGTTCATTTTGGTCCTGTTGTTCCGACCACAGGGCTTGTTTGGGAGACGTGCATCATGA
- a CDS encoding branched-chain amino acid ABC transporter permease: MTRQEMTIAVVALILFGLLAYVPALGNSASLLSLMVPIAMYTVLATSWALFSGPTHYISLATAAFYGVGAYILASGIDVMPYWLLLLIAAAAGAIMAAAVGAATLRLSGVYFVIFTLGLAELTRQLVTWWQSNFGGSRGKYVFTDITEAQIYWQLLALAALVYVIGWLIGRSRLGFAIRIIGNDELVAKHSGINTAGAKIMLFMVSGAFAAVVGAVMAPRFVYIEPSMAFNPQVSFLVVIMALLGGVHRLWGPLMGAIPFALLWEVIASNFPNQTVLVMGLAFLVVVFYIPNGVSGILENLYRKARKSPGADHG, from the coding sequence ATGACCCGTCAAGAAATGACCATCGCGGTCGTGGCCTTAATCCTCTTCGGCCTGCTGGCGTATGTTCCGGCCCTAGGCAACAGCGCTTCCTTACTGTCGTTGATGGTGCCTATTGCCATGTACACCGTGCTTGCGACGTCGTGGGCACTGTTTTCCGGACCGACGCACTACATCAGTTTGGCGACAGCGGCCTTCTACGGCGTTGGCGCTTACATCCTGGCGTCTGGCATTGATGTCATGCCGTATTGGCTGCTGTTGCTCATCGCCGCCGCTGCCGGGGCGATCATGGCTGCGGCCGTAGGGGCCGCTACCTTGCGTCTGTCGGGCGTGTACTTCGTTATTTTCACCTTGGGGTTGGCGGAGCTAACCCGTCAGTTGGTGACCTGGTGGCAGAGCAACTTTGGTGGCAGTCGCGGTAAATACGTGTTCACTGATATCACCGAAGCGCAGATCTATTGGCAACTGCTTGCCCTGGCTGCCTTGGTGTACGTGATCGGTTGGTTAATCGGCCGGTCGCGGCTGGGCTTCGCCATTCGCATCATTGGTAACGATGAGTTGGTGGCCAAACACAGTGGTATTAACACGGCGGGGGCGAAGATCATGCTGTTTATGGTGTCGGGTGCCTTTGCTGCGGTGGTGGGAGCGGTCATGGCACCGCGGTTTGTGTACATCGAACCGTCCATGGCGTTTAACCCTCAGGTGTCCTTTTTGGTGGTGATCATGGCCTTGCTAGGTGGTGTGCATCGGTTGTGGGGGCCCTTGATGGGCGCCATTCCTTTTGCCCTGCTGTGGGAAGTCATTGCGTCGAATTTCCCCAATCAAACGGTGCTGGTGATGGGCCTGGCCTTCCTGGTGGTGGTGTTCTACATCCCCAACGGGGTCTCCGGCATTCTCGAAAATCTGTATCGCAAAGCGCGTAAATCGCCGGGGGCTGATCATGGATAA
- a CDS encoding ABC transporter ATP-binding protein — protein MDKRPVVLEVRNVTKRFGGLIAVNDLSFDVHQHEVMGLIGPNGSGKTTMMNLISGALPVTGGDIMMEDLLISDLPPRKRARAGVARTFQLVRMLPAMTALENVMAGAVFGHKRLWGRALRVHAQRQLERVGMGAVANRPTSALTYIDQKRVELARALAADPSILLLDEWLAGLNPTELQVGIELIASLRDEGRTIILVEHVMDAIRSLCDRCVVMSSGVKIAEGTPTEVLSDKGVIQAYLGDDHE, from the coding sequence ATGGATAAGCGACCTGTGGTGTTAGAAGTGCGCAACGTCACCAAGCGCTTTGGTGGTTTGATTGCCGTAAATGACTTGAGCTTCGACGTGCATCAGCACGAGGTGATGGGGCTGATCGGGCCGAATGGCTCCGGTAAAACCACCATGATGAACCTGATTTCTGGTGCGCTGCCGGTTACTGGCGGCGACATCATGATGGAAGACCTGCTGATTTCCGATCTGCCACCGCGTAAGCGGGCGCGGGCCGGGGTGGCTCGCACCTTCCAGTTGGTGCGCATGTTGCCCGCCATGACCGCGCTAGAGAACGTTATGGCCGGTGCGGTGTTCGGGCATAAGCGCCTCTGGGGACGGGCCTTGCGGGTACACGCCCAGCGCCAGCTAGAGCGTGTTGGTATGGGCGCCGTAGCGAACCGGCCAACCTCAGCGCTGACCTACATCGACCAAAAACGGGTCGAACTGGCGCGTGCCTTGGCGGCTGATCCGAGCATCTTGTTGCTGGATGAATGGCTGGCGGGTCTGAACCCGACTGAGTTGCAGGTGGGGATCGAGTTGATCGCCAGTCTGCGCGACGAAGGGCGCACCATTATTTTGGTTGAACACGTGATGGATGCGATTCGCAGCCTATGTGACCGCTGCGTGGTGATGAGCAGTGGTGTGAAAATCGCGGAAGGCACCCCGACCGAGGTGCTGTCGGATAAAGGCGTGATTCAAGCCTACTTGGGGGATGACCATGAGTGA
- a CDS encoding aldehyde dehydrogenase family protein, which translates to MHNFKGLYIGGQWVPTDRTFDDVNPSTGDVWGKAPDAGIAETRAAIQAAQKAQPEWAAMPHTQRARLMNRVADVFEKRRDDIVKASRAEGGGWFGKGMFETGYAAGVFRAAAAAAYSNVGEILPSEHDKVSLAMRKPLGVVTVISPWNMPLILTSRGLAFPCAIGNTIVLKPSEDTPYLGGLLFAEIFAEAGVPDGVLNVVTCSRENVQAVGAELVENPIVKGISFTGSTPVGRHIAATAGAHLKKACVELGGKDSLIVLEDADMDRAVKAANFGSFMHQGQICMSVEKVLVHENIWDTFMTQFVERAARLKMGDTSTDPDAVIGPLINDRQAARVQDQIEDARAKGAHILLGGGVKGRFVEPTIITNVTPDMKVYRDETFGPVAVCIPFRTDEEAIAIANDTEYGLSSGIITANENRALAMAALLDTGSCHVNCSSVNDEPHIPFGGSKASGLGNHGGRWSVETFSQTRWVTLDRGGRPFPPVF; encoded by the coding sequence ATGCACAATTTCAAAGGCTTATACATTGGCGGCCAGTGGGTACCCACCGACCGAACATTTGACGATGTTAACCCCTCCACGGGTGACGTATGGGGTAAAGCGCCCGATGCTGGCATCGCCGAAACCCGTGCGGCCATCCAAGCGGCACAAAAAGCACAGCCCGAGTGGGCGGCGATGCCGCACACGCAGCGCGCTCGGTTAATGAATCGGGTCGCTGACGTGTTCGAAAAACGCCGTGATGACATTGTGAAAGCCAGTCGCGCCGAAGGCGGTGGTTGGTTCGGTAAAGGCATGTTCGAAACCGGTTATGCCGCTGGCGTCTTCCGCGCTGCTGCCGCTGCCGCCTACAGCAATGTAGGGGAAATCCTGCCCTCTGAACACGACAAAGTTTCGTTGGCCATGCGCAAACCTTTGGGTGTAGTGACCGTAATCAGCCCGTGGAACATGCCGTTGATTTTAACCAGTCGCGGCCTCGCCTTCCCATGCGCGATCGGCAATACCATTGTGTTGAAACCGTCGGAAGATACGCCTTACCTAGGCGGCCTGTTGTTCGCCGAGATTTTTGCCGAAGCCGGGGTGCCCGATGGCGTCCTCAATGTCGTTACTTGCTCGCGTGAAAACGTGCAAGCCGTCGGTGCCGAGCTGGTGGAAAACCCTATCGTGAAGGGCATTTCATTCACCGGGTCGACGCCTGTGGGCCGCCACATTGCGGCGACCGCCGGTGCGCATTTGAAAAAGGCCTGTGTCGAATTGGGCGGTAAAGACTCCTTGATCGTGTTGGAAGACGCCGATATGGACCGTGCCGTTAAAGCTGCCAACTTCGGTAGCTTCATGCACCAAGGGCAGATCTGCATGTCGGTGGAAAAGGTGCTAGTGCATGAAAACATCTGGGACACCTTTATGACCCAGTTCGTCGAACGTGCAGCACGCCTGAAAATGGGTGATACCTCGACGGATCCGGATGCGGTTATTGGGCCCTTGATCAACGACCGGCAAGCCGCACGGGTGCAGGACCAGATTGAAGATGCGCGGGCTAAGGGTGCCCACATCTTACTGGGTGGTGGCGTAAAGGGGCGCTTTGTCGAGCCCACTATCATCACCAATGTGACACCGGATATGAAAGTGTACCGCGATGAAACCTTTGGTCCCGTAGCTGTGTGCATACCCTTCCGTACCGATGAAGAGGCCATTGCCATTGCCAATGACACCGAGTACGGCCTGTCGTCGGGCATCATCACTGCCAATGAAAATCGAGCGTTGGCCATGGCGGCGCTGTTGGATACCGGCAGTTGCCACGTCAACTGCTCTTCAGTGAACGACGAGCCGCACATTCCGTTCGGTGGCTCCAAGGCTTCGGGCCTTGGCAACCACGGCGGTCGCTGGTCGGTTGAAACTTTTTCACAAACCCGTTGGGTCACACTGGATCGGGGCGGTCGCCCGTTCCCGCCCGTGTTCTAG
- a CDS encoding coniferyl-alcohol dehydrogenase codes for MSKAKKALKGKTLVVTGSSSGIGLATAQEIQRLGGRVLGVDVHAPQGAAAESVDEFYKADLSDKAVIDALVYALPQGIDGLANIAGLPPTAPAERVLLVNLVGLKYLTLKLIPKLNDGASIVNLASLAGSGWADAISTIKASEDLDFAGVADFVRQHNVSSNGGRSYFFSKEALIVWTLQNRWTWRQRGIRMNAISPGPVDTPILGDFIQTLGDRAEKDMATMDRPGRPDDIAPVVAFLLSDQSVWLRGANLPVDGGMASHLMCEAYGL; via the coding sequence ATGTCGAAAGCAAAAAAAGCCCTCAAGGGCAAAACATTGGTAGTCACAGGCAGTTCGTCGGGCATTGGTCTGGCGACGGCCCAAGAGATACAGCGCTTAGGAGGCCGGGTACTTGGGGTGGATGTGCATGCTCCACAGGGCGCGGCGGCGGAGTCGGTGGACGAGTTCTACAAGGCCGATTTGTCCGATAAGGCCGTGATCGACGCATTGGTCTATGCCCTACCGCAGGGCATTGATGGCTTGGCCAATATTGCGGGTTTACCGCCCACCGCGCCAGCCGAGAGGGTGTTGTTGGTCAACTTAGTGGGGTTGAAGTACCTCACGCTTAAGTTGATACCCAAGCTCAATGACGGCGCATCCATTGTGAATTTGGCTTCGTTGGCGGGCAGTGGGTGGGCCGATGCCATCAGCACCATCAAGGCCAGCGAGGATTTGGATTTCGCCGGAGTGGCAGATTTCGTGCGGCAGCACAATGTGAGCAGTAACGGCGGGCGCTCTTACTTCTTCTCGAAAGAAGCCTTGATCGTCTGGACCCTGCAAAACCGTTGGACGTGGCGGCAGCGCGGTATCCGCATGAACGCGATCAGTCCCGGGCCGGTGGATACACCTATTTTAGGTGACTTCATCCAAACCTTGGGTGACAGGGCGGAGAAAGATATGGCGACGATGGATCGTCCGGGGCGACCCGATGACATTGCTCCCGTGGTGGCCTTCTTGCTTTCTGACCAGAGCGTTTGGCTACGCGGTGCGAATTTGCCGGTGGACGGTGGTATGGCCTCGCATCTCATGTGCGAAGCCTACGGCCTTTGA